The Leclercia sp. S52 genome has a segment encoding these proteins:
- a CDS encoding arylsulfatase produces MSQRIVLIHATPLAVTPINDTFKQLWPEAEISNLLDDALSVDRSKESILTPRLYQRIDALVNYATSIDAAAVLFTCSAFGAAIEACAKVKDLPVLKPNEAMFEDALGKGRNIVMLATFGPAVKGMEEEFRELAAARQVDATLSSYVVPGARDALNAGNAPLHNQLIVEAALQHQDADAILLAHFSMEIAYPQVSSAVSCAVLSSPQSAVNKLKRVMN; encoded by the coding sequence ATGAGTCAACGTATTGTCCTGATCCACGCTACCCCTCTGGCCGTAACGCCGATCAATGACACCTTTAAACAGCTGTGGCCGGAAGCCGAAATCAGCAATCTGCTGGACGACGCCCTGAGCGTCGATCGCTCAAAAGAATCCATACTCACCCCGCGCCTGTATCAGCGTATTGATGCCCTGGTGAACTATGCCACCAGCATTGATGCCGCCGCGGTGCTGTTTACCTGTTCGGCCTTTGGCGCTGCCATTGAGGCCTGCGCGAAGGTAAAAGACTTACCCGTGCTAAAGCCTAACGAAGCCATGTTCGAGGATGCGCTGGGGAAAGGGCGGAATATCGTCATGCTCGCCACCTTCGGGCCTGCGGTTAAAGGGATGGAAGAGGAGTTCAGGGAGCTGGCGGCGGCGCGTCAGGTAGATGCCACGCTGAGCAGTTATGTGGTGCCGGGGGCGCGAGATGCTCTGAATGCTGGCAATGCCCCTCTTCATAACCAGCTGATTGTCGAGGCGGCCCTGCAGCATCAGGACGCCGACGCCATTCTGCTGGCGCATTTCTCGATGGAGATCGCTTACCCGCAGGTCAGTTCTGCCGTTTCCTGCGCGGTATTAAGTAGCCCGCAGTCCGCGGTAAATAAATTAAAACGGGTGATGAATTAA
- a CDS encoding isocitrate/isopropylmalate dehydrogenase family protein, producing the protein MRILVLPCDGIGPEITSAAVTVLNSLDKAFGLGFEFDYEDVGFKSLEKYGTTLRQDSLDKAKTYDGIILGTQSHADYPAPEKGGRNVSAGFRIGLDLYANVRPARTRPFLTSNMKEGKTMDLVIMREATEGFYPDRNMTRGWGEVMPSPDMALSTRKITRHCSERIARKAFELAMQRRKKVTAIHKANSFHMTDGLFLEAVRTVAKEFPEVQLDDLLVDASTAHLVRNPERFDVLVATNFYGDIISDLASELSGSLGLAGSIMASDTHCCAQAQHGSAPDIQNQDKANPVSMILSAAMMLAWYAEKHNQPKFLKAADEISRAVDEVLENPATRTPDLGGTCGTKAFAEKVAAAIRS; encoded by the coding sequence ATGCGCATTCTGGTTCTGCCATGTGACGGTATCGGCCCTGAAATCACCTCAGCAGCAGTAACAGTGCTGAATTCACTGGATAAAGCCTTCGGCCTGGGTTTTGAGTTTGATTACGAAGACGTAGGCTTTAAGAGCCTGGAAAAATATGGCACCACGCTCCGCCAGGACTCTCTGGATAAAGCAAAAACTTACGATGGCATCATCCTTGGTACCCAGTCACACGCGGACTATCCCGCGCCTGAAAAGGGTGGACGTAACGTCTCGGCGGGCTTCCGTATCGGTCTGGATCTCTATGCGAACGTGCGTCCAGCACGCACACGTCCGTTCCTGACGTCGAACATGAAAGAGGGCAAAACCATGGATCTGGTGATCATGCGTGAGGCCACGGAAGGTTTTTATCCGGATCGTAATATGACCCGCGGCTGGGGAGAGGTCATGCCGAGCCCGGATATGGCGCTGTCCACCCGCAAAATCACCCGCCATTGCTCTGAACGTATCGCGCGTAAAGCCTTTGAACTGGCAATGCAGCGCAGGAAAAAAGTGACGGCTATCCACAAAGCCAACAGTTTCCATATGACGGATGGTCTGTTCCTCGAAGCCGTGCGCACCGTAGCAAAAGAGTTCCCGGAAGTGCAGCTGGATGACCTGCTGGTGGACGCCTCCACCGCACACCTGGTGCGTAACCCGGAACGCTTCGACGTGCTGGTGGCGACCAACTTCTACGGCGACATTATTAGCGATCTGGCCAGCGAACTCTCTGGCAGCCTGGGCCTGGCGGGTTCCATTATGGCCAGCGACACCCACTGCTGTGCTCAGGCACAACACGGTTCCGCGCCGGATATTCAAAATCAGGACAAAGCCAACCCGGTTTCAATGATCCTCTCTGCGGCGATGATGCTGGCCTGGTATGCCGAGAAGCATAACCAGCCGAAGTTCCTGAAAGCGGCGGACGAAATCAGCCGTGCAGTGGACGAAGTGCTGGAGAACCCGGCGACCCGCACCCCGGATCTGGGCGGCACATGCGGCACCAAAGCCTTTGCGGAAAAAGTGGCAGCGGCTATTCGCTCCTGA
- the otnK gene encoding 3-oxo-tetronate kinase, whose product MTKLGVIADDFTGATDIASFMVNAGWKVVLFNGVPTGAFDAQDTDAIVIALKSRSIPVNEAVELSLSASTWLQAQGCQRQLFKYCSTFDSTAQGNIGPVTDALMKFLNTPATLVCPAVPDNGRTIVHGHLFVKGELLNESGMEHHPVTPMMHSSLKKLMEAQSVGLCGMINLDKVKNHPEEIASEIEKQLANKARYFILDVLDNQDLLTVARATANFPLVTGAAGLGYAIATLDEQRASSGKQLMHIDARGAGVVLSGSCSAMTNQQVDFYQQRASSLALDVEKIIHDPAYLETVSQWVVAHAAEPLAPMVYATQPPQIIELIQKHYGAEFVSDRIETFFSTLARSLTLAGFNKFIVAGGETSGAVTQGLNIEGMVIGEPVAPGVPWTQVLNKPQWVILKSGNFGSQDFFQKAQEHYHE is encoded by the coding sequence ATGACCAAGTTAGGCGTTATCGCCGATGACTTTACCGGGGCTACCGACATAGCCAGCTTTATGGTCAATGCCGGCTGGAAAGTGGTGCTTTTTAATGGCGTGCCTACGGGCGCATTCGACGCGCAGGATACCGACGCTATTGTGATTGCTCTGAAGAGCCGTTCGATCCCGGTCAACGAGGCGGTGGAGCTGTCATTATCAGCCTCGACGTGGCTGCAGGCCCAGGGGTGCCAGCGACAGCTTTTTAAGTACTGTTCAACTTTTGACTCGACCGCTCAGGGCAATATTGGCCCGGTGACCGATGCCCTGATGAAGTTCCTCAATACCCCGGCGACGCTTGTTTGCCCGGCGGTTCCGGATAATGGCCGCACCATTGTGCATGGCCATCTGTTCGTTAAAGGGGAACTGCTTAATGAGAGCGGCATGGAGCACCATCCCGTCACGCCGATGATGCACTCCTCTCTGAAAAAGCTGATGGAGGCGCAGTCGGTGGGGCTGTGCGGAATGATTAATCTGGATAAGGTGAAAAACCACCCGGAAGAAATAGCGTCTGAGATTGAAAAACAGCTGGCAAACAAGGCCCGTTATTTCATCCTGGACGTGCTCGATAATCAGGATCTGCTGACTGTCGCCCGGGCCACGGCGAACTTCCCGCTTGTCACCGGCGCCGCCGGGCTGGGCTACGCCATTGCCACCCTGGATGAACAACGCGCGTCGTCCGGGAAGCAGTTGATGCACATTGATGCCCGCGGGGCCGGGGTGGTGCTCTCAGGCAGTTGTTCCGCTATGACCAATCAGCAGGTGGATTTCTATCAACAACGCGCCTCCTCCCTGGCACTGGATGTGGAAAAAATCATCCACGATCCCGCTTACCTGGAAACCGTCTCGCAATGGGTTGTCGCCCATGCCGCGGAACCGCTGGCACCGATGGTCTACGCCACCCAGCCGCCGCAAATTATTGAACTTATCCAGAAACACTACGGTGCTGAATTCGTCAGCGACAGGATTGAAACCTTCTTCTCGACGCTGGCCCGGTCGCTGACCCTGGCAGGCTTTAACAAGTTCATTGTCGCAGGAGGCGAAACCTCCGGTGCGGTGACGCAGGGGTTGAACATTGAGGGGATGGTAATCGGTGAGCCGGTCGCGCCTGGCGTGCCCTGGACTCAGGTCCTCAACAAACCGCAGTGGGTCATTCTCAAATCCGGGAACTTCGGCAGCCAGGATTTCTTCCAGAAAGCACAGGAACATTATCATGAGTGA
- a CDS encoding SLC13 family permease, with product MRSLMSLMLITGIVMFVILTWCLLKNIFPPSILFILLPTAAALVCGFGFKELGDYVAQGLKSVVGTATLVAFSAMFFTLMKEAGVFDVIVRFILRFITPSTFSVLLATLVIASICSLDGNAYATLLVTVPALLPIYEKMNISKKTLLLLITVGVGVTGITPWGGSLNRAIAVTHLDILDVYYRLIPLQAILFVLGVILCWFMAKIENRSGSGISPDEFHLMRADMLTCKTDHNPWLLKLNFSLVIATIVILVSGLVAGNYLFMIAFSLAVIINYPDAKKAQQKIKEYALTIFPVIVIFLTIGVFVGILQNTGIIKVLVNEIAEIFPTSLGPYLYLILAAFSVPIVILIGSDAFYFALLPLAVGLGQSFGVSPLHVTIAMLITEQIGLLLSPVIPATHLGLSLLNLRVDEHIRHSMAKVWVMSVCALLAALAFGIIPL from the coding sequence ATAAGGTCGCTTATGTCTCTTATGCTTATCACCGGGATAGTTATGTTTGTCATATTAACCTGGTGTCTTCTGAAAAACATATTTCCCCCCAGTATCTTATTTATTCTCCTGCCTACCGCTGCCGCCTTAGTGTGTGGTTTCGGTTTTAAAGAGTTAGGCGACTATGTTGCCCAGGGGCTGAAATCGGTGGTGGGAACGGCGACGCTCGTTGCTTTCAGCGCCATGTTTTTCACCCTGATGAAAGAAGCCGGGGTGTTTGACGTGATTGTTCGCTTCATCCTGCGCTTCATTACCCCGTCCACCTTTTCGGTGCTACTCGCGACGCTGGTGATTGCTTCCATTTGCAGTCTTGACGGTAATGCCTACGCCACTCTGCTGGTGACGGTGCCTGCCCTGCTGCCCATTTATGAGAAGATGAACATCAGTAAAAAGACGCTGTTACTGCTGATCACCGTGGGTGTGGGCGTAACAGGGATCACCCCCTGGGGCGGCTCGCTCAACAGAGCGATCGCGGTGACGCATCTGGATATTCTCGACGTCTATTACCGGCTGATCCCGCTGCAGGCCATTCTTTTTGTGTTGGGCGTGATACTTTGCTGGTTTATGGCAAAGATTGAAAACAGAAGCGGCTCGGGTATTTCCCCGGATGAGTTTCACCTTATGCGCGCCGATATGCTCACCTGCAAAACCGATCATAACCCCTGGCTGTTGAAGCTGAATTTTTCCTTAGTCATCGCCACCATCGTTATTCTGGTATCAGGCCTGGTAGCCGGGAATTATCTGTTTATGATCGCTTTCTCGCTGGCGGTCATTATTAATTATCCTGACGCGAAGAAAGCCCAGCAGAAAATTAAAGAGTATGCGCTGACAATATTCCCGGTGATCGTCATCTTCCTGACCATCGGCGTATTCGTTGGCATTCTGCAAAACACCGGCATTATTAAAGTGCTGGTTAACGAGATTGCCGAAATTTTCCCCACCAGCCTGGGGCCCTATCTGTACCTTATTCTCGCGGCCTTCAGCGTGCCAATCGTTATTCTGATAGGTTCCGATGCGTTCTACTTTGCGCTGTTACCTCTCGCGGTCGGCCTGGGCCAGAGCTTCGGCGTATCACCTCTGCACGTGACCATTGCCATGCTTATCACCGAGCAGATTGGCTTGCTGCTGAGCCCGGTGATACCGGCCACGCATCTCGGGCTGAGCCTGCTTAACCTGCGCGTTGATGAACATATCCGTCACTCTATGGCTAAGGTGTGGGTAATGAGTGTCTGCGCCCTTCTCGCTGCTTTGGCGTTCGGGATTATTCCGCTGTAA
- a CDS encoding MipA/OmpV family protein yields MKELNTILSTLFLLPSVTYAASEINKSEITVGIGTQYAPQYIGADKYDATVAPYFDWTNGTWFVNSEKGVGITHSFDNGLYLGQALGYTWGRTDDDDSWLQDGSKHLKGMGKIKTALNSTTTMGWWMAPWIGFEGNIIAPLTESQGVLYNIGLNVVLFNDDSDTLTVSTIRNYGDARYNNTWFGVSEKQSANTGFRQFNADWGLTSVDYGINWQHSFSQNWSGYADLRYTTLANRVSHSPVVDKEDYFVLTVGAFYTF; encoded by the coding sequence ATGAAGGAATTAAATACCATCCTGTCCACGCTATTTTTATTGCCCTCTGTAACTTACGCCGCTTCTGAAATAAATAAATCCGAGATTACCGTTGGTATTGGAACGCAATATGCACCGCAATATATCGGGGCGGATAAATATGATGCTACGGTGGCGCCTTATTTTGACTGGACTAACGGAACCTGGTTCGTCAATTCAGAAAAAGGTGTTGGGATAACGCACTCCTTCGATAATGGCTTATACCTGGGGCAGGCGCTGGGCTACACATGGGGACGCACGGATGATGATGATTCATGGTTGCAGGATGGATCGAAACATCTTAAAGGCATGGGGAAAATTAAAACAGCGTTAAACTCAACAACCACCATGGGGTGGTGGATGGCTCCCTGGATTGGATTTGAAGGGAATATTATTGCACCGCTGACGGAAAGTCAGGGGGTGCTGTATAACATCGGTTTGAATGTGGTTTTGTTTAATGATGACAGCGACACCCTCACCGTCAGTACCATCAGAAATTATGGCGATGCGCGGTATAATAATACCTGGTTTGGTGTCAGTGAAAAGCAAAGTGCGAATACAGGGTTCAGGCAATTTAATGCCGACTGGGGATTAACCAGCGTCGATTATGGTATTAACTGGCAGCATTCATTTAGTCAAAACTGGTCTGGTTACGCAGACCTGCGATACACCACTCTGGCAAACCGCGTAAGCCATAGTCCTGTCGTGGATAAAGAGGATTATTTTGTGCTTACGGTAGGGGCGTTTTATACCTTCTGA